One Vespula vulgaris chromosome 7, iyVesVulg1.1, whole genome shotgun sequence genomic window, AAAAGTTAAATCAATTAGCACATCGTATAGCAGTTTGACGTCCATCCGCCaccgtatatagatatataaatatataaatatatatatattacatatataaatatatatatattatatatgtgtataatctttattattaaacttaaATATACACGTGATCCTTCTCTCCGAATATAATACAACACCGTAAGCGTTgtttcgtaaaagaaaaaagaaagaacgacgaCAGTTAAATCGTCATCCACATCGCTCCTcgtttaatcaattatttttcttggtCGTATAAAGAAGGCTGTTTGTAAAATAACatgtcttcctcttttttaaaattgtcGTCGATCGACCTCGACGAATCGTACGAGATAgtcgtaatataatattcacgaTTTTGTCAATGTCGTCCGAATTTGACAGATCGTTTCGGCGAAACATTTCTaatcaaaaaaggaaagctTCAGACGACACAAAAGCGTTTGATCAATCTGGTTCGATGTGTCTCTCGACTTTTGTACAAACCAAAAGTGGAAAACATTACGTTTTGTTTGTTGTACTTTTGTCGAAAAGACAGGGaaacgtaaatacatatatatacatacatatacatatacatatatatatatatatacacatacacacatatgtatatttaaaaacaaaaatatacaaaaaaaggataagaaaaataatttccttttttatattaatcatcgTGACATTATCGTACAATGCATACCATGCAAAAAGTACTTTCGATTTGTTGtcacgttttttttcttttatcgtacgcaaaaagaaaaacaaacggCGCATAAACGTATAACGTTATAGATAAGGTACAtcatttctaattatatagtataattgATCGGGAAAACGTTATCTTGATATTTTCGCTAATCATATGGCGTATCTTAATCATTCGTTTAATGCACGATCAAAGGTTGAGCAAGACGCGGACGAGAATCGCAACAGGACatagattatttatatctcgTGTCGTAAGAATGGCACGATAACGAAATTAAATGATCAACGACGATTTTCGTCCACACggcatattattattagaaaagcCGTTAAGTTGCGCCCGCCTAGGATTAAACAACGTTAACAGCGATTTGGCATTAGGACGCACGCAACTATTTTGTTAATCACGTAAGCCGAATTTGTTGAACTCTTACCTTGTTTGAAACTTTCGCTCCCTTGTCTACTATGCGGCCGCGCGAAGGTTTCTTCTGAggctaaaataaaattaaaaaaaaaaagaaaatcaataagttatacatataaacttTAATTTCTTGAATTTGTATAGAACGGATAACATTAATTATACGATTCATCGTATTTTACAAACACATATGCAATACGAGCTGACTAACCTTGCGCAGAAGTACTGGGCGTTGGTTCTGGTTCTCTTTTAACTCTAGGCGTTAACGATTCATGAGTCTCTGTACCATTTTCTGTTGGTTCATCCTTTCTCGCAGATGACAACGAACTGGCAGCCAAATTGGCCGACGCCGAGGCCGAATTACCgatgttgttgctgttgacATTGTTACTACCGGTCGAAGAACCACTCCTATTATTGCCAGTCGTCTCACTCTGGAAATCGATGCCCATCTTCATCTCCATCATCTCGGGTGAACCTTGCACAAGGTCGGTACTCGAGCAAGATTGTAGGTCTTGCCCGGTACTAGCCTCGCCAATTGGTGTGTCCGAGGAGCCGCTCAACTTCCTCGGCCTACCCCTTTTCCTCTTTGGCGCTGTTAACGCTGAACCAAGAAGCGGATGATTCGACATATGATGGAACCTTTTTTGGGATACATGATGATGAGGTCCGATTTGGTTTATTCGGTGAAGGTtcggaggtggaggaggtatTGTGTTTTGATTGCCAAGAAGTGATGACGTGATGCTGGGCAAATCGCACTTGTCCTCGTTCACTTCGGTCAGGCCCTTTATCCTTAGAGACTCAGCGACCCTCAGAAAGGCGGTTAATCTATCCTGATCGACGCTCACTTCACCACGATACATGAAGTCTAGAAGACTTCGCATGTCCACATATGGAACGTCCTTGAGAATGACTATCGGGTGCTTGTCGGGATGACCAACGAATAGGGCCTGAAAACCACATACGTCGTTTTTAagtttccttctcctccaatttgtttactttgttttctattatattcttgtttcttttcttttcttcttttttctttttttttttttttttgaaatcatctaatccttctctttcgtttcttaccTGAAAGTAAGGACTGCACGCCGATAAGACCATTTTATGCGCCCTAAGCAGCTGACCCTCGACGGCCAGTGTAACGTCCACGAATGATTCGTCATGAAGCAATTGATCAAAAACGGAGAGTAAATTACTCTGATGGTTGTTCCAACGCAGACAAAATCTCTGCGACGCCATCGCTTCGCTTCTCAGGTCCGCCAGGTTACCGTTAATATCCGCTAACATCAGACCTGGTGTTGATTTTGTTGCTTGTgtcgctgctgctgctgctgctgctgctgctgctgctgctgctgctgctgctgctgctgctactgctgctgctgctgctgccgccTCGTCGTCGATTCTTCTCGCCTTCCTCGACGAAGCcactcgctctttctctcactcgtattcgtattctcttcttcatcgGCCAGGATATATCATGCCGTATCCCCTCGCGAcctgaaatatataaaaaattaacctTTATCATCGAGCccttagaaaaagagaacgtcaTTGCGAACAACGATCAATCCGTTAAGAGAAACTATTCAATTTTGAAACGGGTGAACGTACTCTAGCGTTACATAAGTTAGCCTACTTTTCTTATCGTCACCTTGGAAGGAACCCAAACGACGAGTAGTACGTGTCGCTTATAGACATGCGACTGATTCACCCTATTTTACAGATTAAGTATTATTCCTTGATACTTTGTACGGAATGTTAAGGACACTTAACGCAATGCATATCAAAATGAagatgaaatattctttttcttttcttttttcttctctctttttttttttcttatgttgtAATCGATCAACAAGTCTGCTTTCTATATACACATGGTACGACGATAACGGCTGCGTGCATAATCATGCGCGTAAGTCCCCGAGGAGACGACGATGTGTACGAGGTATGAACGTGGGTGTACGACCCTGGAAAACGTAGGCAGAGCGAATAGGCGACTCGCTCGGTTCGTGCCTTTTATGTAATTCTCTCCTCACCCCTTCACCGACCCAATCATGGTCACGTATGCAACGTTCGTTCCGCCAAGACTGCGAAGGCGTGGCAAAGGATGACTTTCTATGATCCTCTCGAGGGGAATTTTCGAAAGACGCACCATACAACACATATGAAAGAGTTTCCAAATGTCAAACTAAAAGTCCTCAAACTCTTTCTTACCATTTGGATTATTGTTtgacaacaataacaaatatatatatcgatatgcAAAGATTTAGGTTAGTTTCTTGACCTCTTCATTGATATTCTGAAACGACAACAGTGTTATAGGATGACACGATAGACATACTTTATGCATCtggtatatatatctctcgaAGGAAACACCCTTCAGTTGATTTCGATCGTAcgatacgatcgaacgaagagaTATGAAAGGCaaggagaataagaaaagagacaaagcAAGTAACAAAATAAGTCCCTtcacgaggaagaagagacgAAAGTACACATTCTTTGATCGTtggtaaaaaagaaggagaaacggTATATATTTGACGCCATATTTAAAAAGATGAACTCTGATCACGTGAGCACATTAGATATCTTTCGAATTCCGTTATATGactttaaaaatgaaaggattACTATAGAATGCATACTTGGTCTTTAGTTGGGAGAAAACAAAATGGCACGAAGAATAAAAGGATCGATGTATGATGGTATTATATCAATGGCTGACACAATaaacaaaactaaaaatatagaaagagatgaaatagaaaaataggtTCAACTAACAAGTTGAAGAGCACCTTTTCAGCGCAGCAACATAACAGCAGTAAGCTGATGAAACGTATAAAACGGGAAGGAGAGGTCGACTGAGTGAATCAATAGCATTTCTACGCATATTCAGATCGATGCCTAGGTAGTGCTTTACTAATTTCGCCCGCATGCATTTATGCACACATTTATACTTACAcatctctgtgtgtgtgtgtgtgtgtgtgcaagGATCATGTGCTCGCGCGAGCGCGATTCGCACTAGCGAAGTGTGACCTTAAACGTGCGACCTTGAACGACCTTGCCGATTCCACGGTTTTCACGGTGAATAGCACATCGCTATGCATCACCTTCCTTATGTTAAACATACCAACTTTCACATATTGCAGAAAGATGATTCTTAATCTTCCTACCCTTATTCTTTATTCGAAAATGTATTCGGACTTTCGTTtgatgttaattatatatgtttcgtGATGTTAAAATGTTACACATCATTTCGACGATGGCAGTGAAAAAAGAGTGAAGGTCGCTTGTCACAAGTGCAAACAAACGTTATATATTCTGCGAAAATGTGCAATGCAACCAGGTGCTCCCTATCCCTCCCctcctatctctatcttttactCTCCTTTCAACATGTAATTCGCGAAGATGTATATCTCTGATGGTTTTACGAGATGACTTTACCACCGTCGACAATGACAGCGAATTCCATTATTCGCCATTGgctaattaaatgatatttctaGGAAAAGAAGCGTGCTTGTatcgtaaaaggaaaagaagacaaataaagagagaaaaaacaaaaggtaGACGACAAAACTCGATATAATGTTTTAAGAAAGATGGCGGGGGAAATTCAAGAAACAATTGACTAACTTCCTGTTCGTATATATTAAAGGAACAGGAACCGATAATCTCAAGAGTCCGCTGTGGAGGTTAGCATCAACGTAGGCGGGAATTAGGGGCGCGGTATGCGGTTTTCCTGCTCTTACAACACCGTCGCGTTAACAAGCTGTATGCGCCTACGACGATATGACGAGATTTTCTGTTCTACAAATCCtctccattttctctctctctctcagacCGCTactacagagagagagagagagagaacaatttaactgaaaaagaagagtaagaagCAGAGCAAATAACATCCGATATTTTGTCATTCcacaaaaaagacaaaaagactttccaagaaaaaaggagaaggaaaagaaaaagaaagaaatagagagaaagagagagagagagatggtatatttttgttcttaccAGCAGCGAGAAAAATAGAGTTCCGCGAGACGTAGAGGTTGGCGAGCGCATGGCACGAGAATCCTGTTGCTCGCGCGACGCACGTGCATCGTtgtacttctctctttctctcttaaacgCTCACGCGCATGCGCGCCACGCTCGAGCCCGAACTTTATATCGCGAGGGCATACgtgttatatatgtgtgtgtgtgtgtgtgtgtgtatacgcgAGTGCGTATGCGTGCAACTCACTCCTCTCACGGCCACCGCGCTCGTTGCGTAATCGACACCAGCAGCGGCAGAGTCACGCtgggaaaaggagaaggaaagaagaagagaaagagactcgtAGAAACAGCGGACAACGACAATGTACACTgcactgctactgctgctgctatgTCGAATACCGTTCCATGCCgctggtgctgctgctgctgctgctagtGCTGGTGCTGCTATTACTGCCAGTGCTTCTACGTTTCAAGAAACTAAAATGCTCGATTCGCTAGCCCCTCGGTTGTTACTTCCCTCTCCACCCTCGTTTCTTCCCTTCGATTCTTTAAGATTTCCCCCACTCCTTGCCACAATCCTTCTGCGCCACCACTTCCGCATATACTCACGACACCGTACTAACTGGCTCTACTATGCATTGCCTTTCGGAATTTCCGATATCATccttatacgtatatatttatctataccTCGACTTCGAACTACCCCGCAatggaaatttatttcatGAATTTTAATGTTACAAGTAGAACTCGTAACTTTGACAAAGATAGACAAAGTCGTTTTCCAAGTgaactctctttttttcgacgaatttttatttctcgaaattatatacgctttatatacatatgtacataaataagatatacacacacacgcgtatattatatattgtgaGAAAAGAAGTGAGGTTAGGTTAAGTTTCGCAACTTTTCAATAGATCATATACGAGCGACTGTTTGGTATTGtcgaatgaaagataaagatacagTAGACACGTATCGGTATCTCTTTTCCGAGGTATTTCGCTGAATCATCGTTCAAGGATGAAGGCGCGTTCGAAATTTCTGCCGAGAATCCTAATAACAGCACGTGTAACGTACGTCACTGAGCgacgaatcttttttcttctctttcttacgaaTAGAGTCGAACGGTCgataacgaaggaaagaacTATCATTGATTATTCGATTGTGCTATCAAGAAAAACGATTTTACCGatcgaacaaatattttcatttcatactTATATAGTGATTTTTTGGTTAATGTCTATGAGCTTTTAACTAGACTCGTGATAatgcgaataaataaataaaaaaactctGAGCAAAGTACGAAGTGTTAAGACGATAAGAACGGCAAagaagtgagaaaaagagtgagtgagtgagtcagtgagagagagaaagagagagaagagagagagagatcgtagaCAGTGAGGACGAGAAAAACTAGTACGTGTGTTGGAAACACACATGTACGTATACCATACATACtacgtacgcgcgcgcgcgcgcacacacacacaacttGGTCCTCGAAGTAGGGTTGCTCCATCGATCGACCGAATTTCAGGCTCGAAGCTCGAGGGCAATCGAGTgtcgagagatagagagaataagGAAGATATAACTGCGCCTGCGTAACTCGATGATAATGACAATACCGATAATAGTTGTGATGTTAGGAAGAGGACGTCTTTCACAAAATACATCTCTTTTCCACTTTGTTTACCGTTTATCACGTCTCGTGGATTCGTCGAATCGACGGAAAGAGAGCTGTTCGTCAATCGATTTCCGTTCGCTTCGGCTGCCATTCGTTTATGTATCACCGATGAGACTATCGAgtggaaaatttcaataaaatcccGGGACTTCGTCAGAGAcggagggggggggggagagaaatagcgaaacagaaagagagagagcatcgataataatcgaaggccgaacgatatatgtatatgtatagaggGTAGTTGGGCATGGAACAACACAACCTTTTCTTAATGTTTACGACTCGATCGATACGAACTGAAAAATGAGACGTAgcctaaaaagagaaaaagacaattaTAGCcactttatattataacttttgtCTTCGCTTATTGGGTTAAAGTACatacgtaaaatataatacataaattttcttaacatACGTCAAACAAAATTATAGATCCTACAAATAACAATTGAAATATCAACATtgttaaaatatgtaaaatttgaAACAATGTGAATGCGCAAATTTAAATAAAGGAAAACtgctttgaaagaaaattctagCGATTCAAAATGGCGTCAcagatgataaaattatttttctaattccttGAGATTTTCTATTCTTATGGAATGTATCAATCGTCGTTcgtaggaaaggaaagagaagatagagaagaaaaaatgaggaTCGTGATACTTcgacttgtttttttttctcttacgatACGCAAGAAAGAAGACAACGTTTCGAAACAAGCATGAGCGTGGATCGCGGTCGAATATCTCTTCCTCGTCGCCGCACCTCCTCCTCCCACGAGAGATGGGAGAGCGTAGTGGGATGGGGGACAACACGAGGATGCGTGTTCGGATCAACAATTCGACCGCTCGTAGTCCGGAGAAGGAAATACATTCGATCATGGACATACGTGAATGTGTCGTCGGtttagaagtagtagtagtctagtgtagtaataatagtagtagtagtaatgtagtaatagtagtgtaGTGTAGCAACaatagaagtagtagtagtgtagtaatagtagtaatagcaatagtagtagtgtagtaatagttgtgtagaatagtagtagtagtagtagcgtAGTAATAGTtgtgtagtaataatagtaataatagtagttgtagtagtgcaataataattgtgtaataataatagtagtaatgtaatgatagtagtagaagtaatGTAGTAATGtagaatagtagtagtgtagtagtaatgtaatgatagtagtaatagtaacaatagtagtgtagtagtgtCGTAATGgtaatatagtaatagtagtagtgtcgtaataatagtagtagtagtgtgtGCGACgcgacacagagagagagagagagagagagagagagggagagggagagaacgaaagaagcaTAGAGGAATATTATTTCGGTCTTAGCATTagattttctaagaaaaatatgagaatgTTTTTTCTTGCTTATAAACCGAAAAATTAACATGATAAATTGTTGCTTCTCAGATAAATCTCCGTCAAATAGtcgtcgaaaataaaaaaatctacgttttcaataaatttcgagattattttacaaatgttccaggaataaaaagaaatggaacaGAGTCTACAATTCGGTAACAAATCTAATGGCATATGCAAAAGGTTCTTACAGCGAAACGCAGAATCATCAAATATATCTTGTTGGACGTATGCCGATCGATTTTTCGTCTATGCCAGAATCCAAACGACGCGGAGCATACacgaaaaatttgaaagaacaTCTCGAAACggggtaaaagaaaaacgcgTTCGCTATTCTTACCATATCCTTAACATCGCgcggaaaagaaatatcgttccTCGAATCGAGGGCGTGGTCGTGCCAATTTTAAAACATTCCTATGTACAGATAATTTGAAGGCAAATCAATGCGAGTCGAGTAAAAGCGATAACGAAGCAGCTGTCCATCTGTTTCTCGTGTGTACAGCATAAAGTCAAGTAAATAACAAGGTGACGGCTGTTCGTCATtgtggataaaaaaaaagagatagagaagcgtgcgtgcgtgcgtgtgtgtgtgaacaGAGCAGAGCAGAGACAGCAGACAGAGAAGCAAGCGAAGTCTGAGGACGAGAAAGGATAAGAGAGGGTGGAGATGTAGCAAGAATGGGtggggaaggaaaagaagaagggggagaagagaaggaggggatGTAACCGCTTACGAGTCGACGCGAAATACAGGTATGGGCCGATCCGTTAACCATCAGGGAGCTCCAGGTACAAAGTTAACGGAAGATTTCACggcggagagagagagagagagagagagagagagagagagagaggggagaaggGAGAACATGGCCATGAAGAAGGCGCGCATGTCCCACATTTTAGAATCCTCCCGGAGCGGCGAACGACATTTCCGATTCGTTTTCAAAGTCCACAAGGCGCTAAACTCTGTCGTCCGTCCCTCTCCTACCCTCCCGccccctctccctccttccatctttcgagataaaaattttaactgGCACCTCGTTCGCGATTACAAACGCATTACGTGCTCTATCCTTTACCGAGGAATCGATATTTAAccgtttattcgttttaatctCACAGAGTATTGGTTCCTTTTTACTATAGTTTCGTCCGCCATATTGAAACGAgggtaataaataaagaaaacatattCAATGTAAAAACTGATATTGGTACGTGCAAAACGCTCTCGTTGTACAAAATTGTACGATCAATGAAACGTACGTAAGAATGTATGTAAGAATATATAGAGACGTAAGAATCCCGCAAAATTCAAAAGCGTTCGACATTAAAGGAGTATTTTTTAAGAACGCGCACTTTTAGCGGCCCTCGGGAAAAACGTTTCTGCGCATACGCACTGGACACTTAAGAAGAGGAGGCGCGCACTGACACGCACGAGTGCGTGCACTCATCGACAGGTCAGGTCGGCCATTTTCTTTCCGTCAGCCTGTAACCCATCTCCCTCCCTCTGCCCCTCGACTACTCGTTTCCCTCCTTCACCATACCACCACCAACTGCACACTAGCAGCACCGGCATTACTACtgctacactactactacaccACTACTACGCCTCCTCCTCCCGCCCCCTCCCCCTCCGAACTCCTCTTCGTCGCACTCTCGCGACGACCACTACCCTTCCGGCGACGCGACGACGACATTCGGCCTCATACCACGTTCGCATTGGCGTCCACCCTGCTTTTTTTCCCCATCGAACATTCGAGAGTGCGGCCGATTTTCGCCGACCAATCACGAACGATCTTTGATaggcaacgacgacgacgagtcaCTCATCCAATGGAATTTCAAAACGTTTCCCTTTTCATTCGATTACTCTCGGGTGTCGTACAACTTTGCTTGCACTAGTATACGTGTTCCTTTCTTTAGACAACCATTGCAATAAAAGCGATACAATGTTGTTAGGATATACGATCCAAGCAACAACTCCTTCGACCCACTAGTCCCACCACCTTCTTTTCAACATGACTACCAGTCGTGTAATATTGTGGTTATATCTTATCAGTAATCCCCTTATTGCTTTAATGTGTATTCGAgtttagtaaatatatatgtccCTACATGACAAAGTGTTGGATGAAATTCTCcgtataaagagagaaaaaagagaggaagagaaggagaccGTTATATCCTGAACGCAATATttcaaaaagtattataatattctcgGAAAGTCTACAGAATTTATTCGAACGTGAATCActcttcctctatctttctcttttctaaccTCTTAATACCTCCGACAAGATTTTTCAGACGGCACGGAAGACAGCAATGGCTGTGTTAGTACGAATGCACCGTGTGAACCTTCATCCGCTCGATGTTGTATTAATGCGGGTGTGTTATTAACGAAGGAAGAATCAAACGGTTTATATAGTTGGTAGCATTGAGAGAAGCGGATTTATATGTGTGCGCGTGTCTGATT contains:
- the LOC127065199 gene encoding modifier of mdg4 isoform X2, whose translation is MLADINGNLADLRSEAMASQRFCLRWNNHQSNLLSVFDQLLHDESFVDVTLAVEGQLLRAHKMVLSACSPYFQALFVGHPDKHPIVILKDVPYVDMRSLLDFMYRGEVSVDQDRLTAFLRVAESLRIKGLTEVNEDKCDLPSITSSLLGNQNTIPPPPPNLHRINQIGPHHHVSQKRFHHMSNHPLLGSALTAPKRKRGRPRKLSGSSDTPIGEASTGQDLQSCSSTDLVQGSPEMMEMKMGIDFQSETTGNNRSGSSTGSNNVNSNNIGNSASASANLAASSLSSARKDEPTENGTETHESLTPRVKREPEPTPSTSAQASEETFARPHSRQGSESFKQDQLPILPSDITFEICTSSSSSSSPPPLAATPITTTTTTMTMTTTRSEEENVSESTTGAYIKAERVVSGVHFLTDREEDSAALLLPKSESVDSEPEVRKQLLEYLIQNDGSVVCKWCGEVLPSRTRWYRHKYKLHVSTQVTQPAPLFKCHSCNAYFKSRKGYIGHLSARHSDNENDENREEPSNKKSRKASDIGKGPDWEQQREKEEKLVADIIDRVKRECEAQGETVTRRGYSRRSTVMNS
- the LOC127065199 gene encoding protein tramtrack, beta isoform isoform X3 yields the protein MLADINGNLADLRSEAMASQRFCLRWNNHQSNLLSVFDQLLHDESFVDVTLAVEGQLLRAHKMVLSACSPYFQALFVGHPDKHPIVILKDVPYVDMRSLLDFMYRGEVSVDQDRLTAFLRVAESLRIKGLTEVNEDKCDLPSITSSLLGNQNTIPPPPPNLHRINQIGPHHHVSQKRFHHMSNHPLLGSALTAPKRKRGRPRKLSGSSDTPIGEASTGQDLQSCSSTDLVQGSPEMMEMKMGIDFQSETTGNNRSGSSTGSNNVNSNNIGNSASASANLAASSLSSARKDEPTENGTETHESLTPRVKREPEPTPSTSAQASEETFARPHSRQGSESFKQDSEETSSGCGSQSPTHIRINFEKCFRKEYSASSLQGKSATSAAAAAAGEDPQHSDSESEQKMSKDNLSSAIFNLVAGESEISQSDFEGSFKVENERTEGSVRDFCVKEGDVYRCTVCHRTYTHISNFCRHYVTSHKPNVKYYPCPVCFKEFTRKDNMVAHVKIIHSLKPHMNVSNSGSSSMGQQR
- the LOC127065199 gene encoding protein tramtrack, alpha isoform isoform X1; translated protein: MLADINGNLADLRSEAMASQRFCLRWNNHQSNLLSVFDQLLHDESFVDVTLAVEGQLLRAHKMVLSACSPYFQALFVGHPDKHPIVILKDVPYVDMRSLLDFMYRGEVSVDQDRLTAFLRVAESLRIKGLTEVNEDKCDLPSITSSLLGNQNTIPPPPPNLHRINQIGPHHHVSQKRFHHMSNHPLLGSALTAPKRKRGRPRKLSGSSDTPIGEASTGQDLQSCSSTDLVQGSPEMMEMKMGIDFQSETTGNNRSGSSTGSNNVNSNNIGNSASASANLAASSLSSARKDEPTENGTETHESLTPRVKREPEPTPSTSAQASEETFARPHSRQGSESFKQEFSSSTPNKSETITETWKEKTRMASSHGSASGNNSASQTADGFSSGRNGERGASGLSIGSMGMTTTTGTTSSAIMTTTTNTTMATSTSSTSSTSTSSSTTSTTGPSPMDTSAGGPAAPSTPITRGSSSSSSSSPASARSAQSNNNNNSHNNNNNSSNNNNNNNSSTPLSTTNSSSSGGQQSGPAIGTMSAPTGRQVPKRRMRRRATSHSQDPAEQLTEMSVRGLNLFRYASISEGVYQCTECAKLDIQKTFKNKYSFQRHAFLYHEGHQRKVFPCPVCSKEFSRPDKMKNHMKTVHDCFMPKDCVMPFGFFLPP
- the LOC127065199 gene encoding protein tramtrack, beta isoform isoform X4, which encodes MLADINGNLADLRSEAMASQRFCLRWNNHQSNLLSVFDQLLHDESFVDVTLAVEGQLLRAHKMVLSACSPYFQALFVGHPDKHPIVILKDVPYVDMRSLLDFMYRGEVSVDQDRLTAFLRVAESLRIKGLTEVNEDKCDLPSITSSLLGNQNTIPPPPPNLHRINQIGPHHHVSQKRFHHMSNHPLLGSALTAPKRKRGRPRKLSGSSDTPIGEASTGQDLQSCSSTDLVQGSPEMMEMKMGIDFQSETTGNNRSGSSTGSNNVNSNNIGNSASASANLAASSLSSARKDEPTENGTETHESLTPRVKREPEPTPSTSAQASEETFARPHSRQGSESFKQDQLPILPSDITFEICTSSSSSSSPPPLAATPITTTTTTMTMTTTRSEEENVSESTTGAYIKAERVVSGVHFLTDREEDSAALLLPKSESVDSEPEVRKQSASGAARCYRLEPVGTGISTSYTSPPRSLSRRRCLSATAVTPTSNRVRATLVI